DNA sequence from the Methylacidiphilum kamchatkense Kam1 genome:
ATGTGAAGATCAATTGGCCTGTCTCCAATCACACATCCTCCTGGTAAAGAGACCCTAGCTTTTCCACATCGAGCGATGAGAGGGCCAAGAATGCAAATGGAGGCCCGCATTTTTCGGACTAAGTCATAGGGGGCTATCCAATTAATGATCTTATTCTTGACTCTTACCGTTCCCTTTTCGTAATGAACCTGAGCACCCAGAAATTTTAGAATTTCTAACATATACCGTATATCACTAAGATCGGGAACCCGATGAATGATACATTCTTCTGGTGTCAGGAGCGTTGCCGCAAGGATAGGAAGAGCAGAATTTTTTGATCCACTGATAGTAACTTTTCCAATGAGAGGATTTTCACCTTTAATAACAAATTTATCCACGATATTTTCCTATAACAACTCGCTCCATTTGGGAAAGATCTTTTTTTACTTGGAGAACAGAAAAACTATGATCTACTAAAAGTTGCTTGACTTGAAGAAACTGCCCATCTCCTATCTCTAGGATAAGATAACGGCACCTGTTTTTTGCTTGAGGAATGAATTTTCTGATCAACTCCAAACCGTCTTTCCCTCCATCTAGAGCAATACGAGGCTCAAATTGTATTTCAGGAGAAAGCTGAGGAATGATTTCCGAGGGAAGGTAGGGAAGATTAGCAATCATTAGCTCAAAAAAATCACAAGGAGCTTTATTCAACAAGTCATCCTGATAAAAGAAAAGATTTTTTAAATTCTTTTTATTTTTTTCAGCTATTTGAAGGGCCTTGCTACAGATATCTGTACCGTAAAAGGACAAGTTTGGATAAGCCTGAGCAAGCGTCACTGCAATGACTCCACTACCTGTTCCAATATCAAGGATAGGCCCTGTAAGCCTAGGGAGTAATTCCATGGCAGACTCCACAACGAATTCCGTCTCTGGTCTTGGAATTAGAACGGCAGGAGAAATGCAAAATTTTTCCCCATAAAACAGACTGTACCCGAGGATATAGGCAACCGGTTCCCCCCTTGCCCTTCTTTCCACTCGTTCCCAGATAAGATCGGCGGTTTTTGATTCCAATGAGAAAGATGGGGTTGTATACAGTGCAAGTCTATCGATTTGGAGAGTATCGGAAAAAATCAATTCGCAAGAAAGCCTAGGGGAGTCTATATTTTTCCCTTCTAAATACGCTAGAGCTTTTTTAAACAATTGACGGCTTTCGATCATCTTCCGTAGCCTTGAAAGGGATGTTTTCTTCGGCTAGCTCTTGGGCGATCCTACTAGCGACTTCTTTTTGAATTAACTGATCGATTATCGGATCAATATCTCCGTCAAGAAAAGATTGTAAATTGTAAAGAGTGATAGGAATTCTATGATCGGTGACTCTTCCTTGAGGGAAAT
Encoded proteins:
- the prmC gene encoding peptide chain release factor N(5)-glutamine methyltransferase, yielding MIESRQLFKKALAYLEGKNIDSPRLSCELIFSDTLQIDRLALYTTPSFSLESKTADLIWERVERRARGEPVAYILGYSLFYGEKFCISPAVLIPRPETEFVVESAMELLPRLTGPILDIGTGSGVIAVTLAQAYPNLSFYGTDICSKALQIAEKNKKNLKNLFFYQDDLLNKAPCDFFELMIANLPYLPSEIIPQLSPEIQFEPRIALDGGKDGLELIRKFIPQAKNRCRYLILEIGDGQFLQVKQLLVDHSFSVLQVKKDLSQMERVVIGKYRG